A stretch of Opitutaceae bacterium DNA encodes these proteins:
- the aroC gene encoding chorismate synthase, with protein MPNSFGKLFSITTWGESHGGGVGVVIDGCPPRLPLTAAEIQADLDRRRPGQSDITTPRKEADEVIILSGLYEGRTTGAPISLMVRNTDARPEAYAEMKGKFRPSHADFTYQSKFGIRNPEGGGRSSARETIGRVAAGTIARKLLTLGGGVEIRAFVTRIENIEMPADTAFPTLEAVEAHAVRCPHGETAGKMEARIREVRSEGDSVGGVIECRVRGVPVGLGEPVFDRLEADLAKAMLSLPATKGFEIGSGFEGTRMKGSAHNDLFENREGRVRTASNRSGGVQGGISNGEEIVFRVAFKPTATVLMKQKTVDLQGREAELMGRGRHDPCVLPRAVPIVEAMTALVLVDHWMRHQAQTGSFSLPA; from the coding sequence ATGCCGAACAGCTTTGGAAAGCTCTTTTCGATCACGACCTGGGGTGAAAGCCACGGAGGCGGCGTCGGTGTGGTCATCGATGGGTGTCCACCCCGACTTCCGCTGACTGCCGCGGAAATCCAGGCCGACCTCGATCGCCGGCGTCCGGGGCAGAGTGATATCACGACTCCCCGGAAGGAGGCGGATGAGGTGATCATCCTCTCCGGTCTCTACGAGGGTCGGACGACGGGAGCGCCGATTTCGTTGATGGTGCGCAACACCGATGCGCGCCCCGAAGCCTATGCGGAAATGAAAGGGAAGTTCCGCCCGTCACACGCGGATTTCACCTACCAGTCGAAATTCGGCATCCGCAATCCCGAGGGAGGGGGGCGTTCTTCAGCCCGGGAAACCATTGGTCGGGTGGCGGCCGGAACCATCGCCCGCAAGCTTCTGACCCTGGGAGGTGGCGTGGAGATTCGCGCCTTCGTCACCCGGATCGAGAACATTGAAATGCCGGCGGATACCGCCTTTCCGACTCTCGAGGCGGTCGAGGCCCACGCCGTGCGTTGTCCTCATGGAGAAACCGCCGGGAAGATGGAAGCCCGCATCCGGGAGGTGCGCTCGGAGGGGGATTCTGTCGGGGGCGTGATCGAATGCCGGGTGCGCGGTGTGCCGGTCGGACTGGGGGAGCCGGTTTTCGATCGCCTCGAAGCGGACCTGGCCAAGGCCATGCTGTCCCTGCCGGCGACGAAAGGCTTCGAAATCGGCAGCGGTTTCGAGGGAACCCGGATGAAGGGCTCGGCCCACAACGATCTGTTTGAGAACCGGGAGGGCCGGGTTCGGACGGCGAGCAACCGGTCCGGCGGGGTCCAGGGGGGGATCAGCAATGGGGAGGAGATCGTTTTTCGCGTGGCGTTCAAGCCGACGGCCACGGTCCTGATGAAGCAGAAGACGGTGGATCTGCAGGGACGGGAGGCCGAGTTGATGGGGCGCGGTCGGCACGACCCCTGTGTTCTGCCCCGGGCGGTGCCGATCGTCGAGGCGATGACTGCGCTCGTTCTGGTGGACCACTGGATGCGTCATCAGGCCCAGACCGGCAGTTTCTCGCTGCCAGCCTGA
- a CDS encoding IS1380 family transposase produces MCLKGIGFSRVNGRKIEVDFAGGEISSDGGLLLVKQVDRKLGLIEQVAERLDDERQVGKVRHESESMLRQRVYGLCAGWEDLNDSAQLRHDSIHQIAVGKDCELASAPTLSRFENAQTRQSARTINEVLIEQFIASHKSPPPVVILDFDATDAPVHGSQEGRYFHGYYDCHCFLPLYVFCGDQLLVAYLRPSNNDGAKHAAAILKLLVTRLRQVWPRTRFVFRADSGFCRDLLLSWCDRNEVKYIVGIARNSRLLDHAQDLMQRARTLHELTGKKQRLFDRFDYAAGSWRWIRSIIVKAEHTSKGANPRFIVTNIVGEPKRLYDQRYCIRGEMENRIKEQMMLFADRVSAHRWWANQWRILLSGLAYTLLESLRRLVLKGSVLARATVASIRLKLIKIGAVIIRKKSMTRIHLSSHHPLKDLFTQAATSLSPP; encoded by the coding sequence ATGTGCCTCAAGGGCATCGGGTTTTCAAGAGTAAATGGCCGCAAGATCGAAGTGGATTTTGCCGGTGGCGAGATCAGCTCAGATGGAGGGCTTTTGCTGGTTAAGCAGGTCGACCGGAAGCTGGGATTGATCGAACAGGTAGCCGAACGCCTCGATGACGAACGACAGGTGGGCAAGGTGCGCCACGAGTCAGAATCAATGCTGCGTCAGAGAGTCTATGGGCTGTGCGCCGGATGGGAGGATCTGAACGATTCGGCCCAGTTGCGTCACGACAGCATCCACCAGATCGCCGTGGGCAAAGATTGCGAGCTGGCGAGTGCGCCTACCCTGTCACGCTTTGAAAACGCCCAGACACGTCAGAGCGCCCGGACGATCAACGAGGTGTTGATCGAGCAGTTCATCGCTTCGCACAAGAGCCCTCCGCCGGTTGTCATCCTGGATTTTGATGCGACCGACGCCCCGGTTCATGGAAGCCAGGAGGGTCGATACTTCCATGGATACTATGACTGCCATTGTTTTCTTCCGCTGTATGTGTTTTGCGGTGACCAGCTGCTTGTGGCCTATCTTCGTCCAAGCAACAACGATGGTGCCAAACATGCCGCTGCGATCCTGAAGCTTCTGGTCACTCGATTGCGGCAGGTCTGGCCGCGCACCCGGTTTGTTTTCCGCGCTGACAGCGGCTTTTGCCGCGACCTGCTGCTTAGCTGGTGTGATCGCAACGAGGTCAAATACATCGTGGGTATCGCCCGAAACAGCCGCCTGCTCGATCATGCCCAGGACCTGATGCAGCGCGCCCGCACTCTTCATGAGTTAACCGGCAAAAAGCAGCGGCTCTTCGATCGCTTTGATTACGCCGCAGGTTCCTGGCGCTGGATCCGCTCGATCATCGTCAAGGCCGAGCACACCAGCAAGGGGGCCAATCCGCGATTCATCGTGACCAACATCGTTGGCGAGCCCAAGCGACTCTACGATCAGCGCTACTGTATCCGAGGCGAGATGGAAAACCGGATCAAGGAGCAGATGATGCTCTTCGCCGATCGTGTCAGTGCCCACCGATGGTGGGCCAATCAATGGCGAATCCTCTTGTCGGGCTTGGCGTATACGCTGTTGGAGTCCCTCAGACGTCTTGTCCTCAAAGGAAGCGTCCTGGCCCGAGCCACCGTCGCATCTATCCGCCTGAAGCTTATCAAGATTGGCGCCGTCATCATCCGCAAGAAATCGATGACTCGAATCCATCTCTCTTCCCATCATCCGCTCAAAGATCTCTTCACCCAAGCTGCTACCAGCCTCTCGCCACCGTAG
- a CDS encoding NAD(P)H-dependent oxidoreductase yields MNVFIVSGSHRKEAESLKVGQYLKDRLPEIDPTVSATLFSLSNNPLPLWEEESGGAPEAVWGPVKADLVASDALILITPEWNGMATSGIKNFLHLCRHDSVGHKPALIVSVSAGINGAYPVAELRMTGGKNNRICFIPEHLIVRNVGSVLNTPEPEVDNRHDASLRKRVDYALRVLIQYGHALKAVRESGAIDHQTFSNGM; encoded by the coding sequence ATGAACGTATTCATCGTCAGCGGAAGTCACCGCAAGGAAGCCGAATCACTGAAAGTGGGTCAGTATCTGAAAGACCGGTTGCCCGAAATCGACCCGACGGTCTCGGCAACGCTCTTCAGTCTGAGCAACAACCCCCTGCCCCTGTGGGAGGAGGAATCCGGCGGGGCGCCCGAAGCCGTCTGGGGACCGGTCAAAGCCGACCTTGTGGCCAGCGACGCCCTCATCCTGATTACGCCCGAATGGAACGGCATGGCCACCAGCGGCATCAAGAACTTCCTTCATCTCTGCCGGCACGACTCGGTCGGTCACAAACCGGCCCTGATCGTCTCGGTCTCCGCCGGGATCAACGGAGCATATCCAGTCGCCGAGCTGCGCATGACCGGGGGCAAGAACAACCGGATCTGCTTCATCCCCGAGCACCTCATCGTCCGGAACGTCGGTTCCGTCCTCAATACGCCCGAACCGGAGGTGGACAACCGTCATGATGCCTCCCTGCGCAAGCGGGTCGACTACGCTCTCCGGGTGCTTATCCAGTACGGCCACGCCCTGAAGGCGGTTCGCGAGAGTGGAGCCATTGATCATCAGACGTTTTCCAACGGGATGTAG
- a CDS encoding leucine-rich repeat domain-containing protein — protein MAVWLAALLLCLCFPVFVHADQFGLFTYVEYDTFIEITDYPETAIGEVVIPSEIVGKPVTSIGDRAFSSCTSLTRVAIPDSVTSINAAAFRYCTSLTSLTIPDSVTIIGNDAFSNCSSLTGVTIGAIVLIIGDSAFYNCSSLTSVTIPDSVISIEDRAFYSCNSLTSATIGAKVSTIGDLAFDSCNSLLAFQVSESNLFYRSLEGVLFDRPQTTLLRCPEGRTGVYEIPEGVTSIEDRAFYRCTNLTSVTIGNSVTSIGQYAFYECSILTSVTIPDSVTGIDNFTFYGCSSLTSVTIPDSVTGIGSYAFYGCSSLTSVTLGNSVTSIAKLAFGACTSLTSVTIGTKVESIALGAFHSCTNLVAFQVGEDNAFCSSKEGVLFDKPQTTLLRYPEGRAGFYEIPDSVTSIGRSAFSSCTSLTSVTIPDSVTSIGDYSFYSCSSLTSVTIPDSVTSIGSSPFGSCSSLTSVIIGNSVTSIGNSAFDNCSSLLAFQVREGNAFYSSKEGVLLDKSQTSLLRYPEGRAGFYEIPDGVTSIGRSAFGSCTNLTGVTIPDSVTSIGSSAFSGCSSLTSVTIPDSVTSIVQSMFFGCNSLTSIAIPANVRSIRAWAFAECSALNTIYFLGDAPGFPDGVEPSFPGDHEYESFLGSPAAFVYFESAVGFTSPTWQEGHPSRTYGPLSNLSTRGQVLGGDDILIGGLVIGGDVPHTVLIRGIGPGMGVMLDASAVVEDPMISVYSGAEVIASNDDWSDQADPESVAQLAEALGAFPLQEGSKDAALIAVLEPGAYSVHLSGKDGSGIGLVEVYEGSTSRRDRLMNLSTRGRVGTGAALMVPGIVVTDNPRRLLIRGVGPELAVSFGLKPNKVLPNPVVILKDSDGVTIASNDDWGSYSPPQAIATIAQQMGAFPLSDGSADAALLIEVQPGVYTAHVSDANGGEGIALVEVYAAP, from the coding sequence ATGGCGGTTTGGCTCGCGGCGTTGCTATTGTGCCTTTGCTTCCCCGTTTTCGTCCATGCGGACCAGTTCGGCCTCTTCACCTATGTGGAATACGATACTTTCATTGAGATCACGGACTATCCGGAGACCGCGATTGGAGAGGTGGTCATCCCGAGCGAGATCGTCGGAAAACCTGTCACGAGCATCGGGGATCGTGCGTTCTCCTCCTGCACCAGCCTGACCAGAGTGGCCATTCCTGACAGCGTGACTAGCATCAACGCAGCTGCGTTCCGTTACTGCACCAGCCTGACTAGCCTGACCATCCCTGACAGTGTGACCATAATTGGGAATGATGCTTTCAGTAATTGCAGCAGCCTGACCGGCGTTACCATCGGCGCGATCGTCTTGATCATCGGGGATAGTGCGTTCTACAATTGCAGCAGCCTGACCAGCGTGACCATCCCTGACAGTGTGATCAGCATCGAGGATCGTGCGTTTTACTCCTGCAACAGCCTAACCAGCGCGACCATTGGTGCCAAGGTCTCGACTATCGGGGATCTTGCATTCGATTCCTGCAACAGTCTGCTCGCGTTCCAGGTTAGTGAAAGCAACCTATTCTACAGGAGCCTGGAAGGAGTCCTGTTCGACAGACCCCAGACCACTCTTCTCAGGTGCCCGGAAGGCAGAACCGGAGTCTATGAAATCCCTGAGGGTGTGACTAGCATTGAAGATCGTGCGTTCTACAGGTGCACCAACCTGACCAGCGTGACCATCGGCAATAGCGTCACCAGCATCGGACAGTATGCGTTCTACGAGTGCAGCATCCTGACCAGCGTGACCATCCCTGACAGTGTGACGGGCATCGATAATTTCACGTTCTACGGGTGCAGTAGCCTGACCAGCGTAACCATCCCTGACAGTGTGACGGGCATCGGTAGTTACGCGTTCTACGGGTGCAGCAGCCTGACCAGCGTAACCCTCGGCAATAGCGTCACCAGCATAGCCAAACTTGCGTTCGGCGCATGCACCAGCCTGACCAGCGTGACCATCGGCACCAAAGTCGAAAGCATCGCGCTTGGGGCGTTCCACTCCTGCACCAACCTTGTCGCCTTCCAAGTGGGGGAAGACAACGCCTTCTGCAGTAGCAAGGAAGGAGTCTTGTTCGACAAACCCCAGACGACTCTTCTCAGGTATCCCGAAGGCAGAGCCGGGTTTTATGAAATCCCTGACAGCGTGACGAGCATCGGGAGGTCTGCGTTCAGCTCCTGCACCAGCCTGACCAGCGTGACCATCCCAGACAGCGTGACGAGCATCGGGGATTATTCGTTCTACTCCTGCAGCAGCCTGACCAGCGTGACCATCCCAGACAGCGTGACGAGCATCGGGAGCTCTCCGTTCGGCTCCTGCAGCAGCCTGACCAGCGTGATCATCGGCAATAGCGTGACGAGCATCGGGAATTCTGCGTTCGATAACTGCAGCAGTCTGCTCGCGTTCCAGGTGAGGGAAGGCAACGCCTTCTACAGTAGCAAGGAAGGAGTCTTGTTGGACAAATCCCAGACCTCTCTTCTCAGATATCCCGAAGGCAGAGCCGGATTCTATGAGATCCCTGACGGCGTGACGAGCATCGGGAGGTCTGCGTTCGGCTCCTGCACCAACCTGACCGGCGTGACCATCCCTGACAGTGTGACGAGCATCGGGAGTTCTGCGTTTAGCGGGTGCAGCAGCCTGACCAGTGTGACCATCCCTGACAGTGTGACTAGCATTGTACAGAGCATGTTCTTTGGCTGTAACAGTCTGACCAGCATAGCGATTCCCGCCAATGTCAGGTCTATCAGGGCATGGGCATTCGCGGAGTGCTCGGCCCTGAACACAATCTATTTCCTGGGTGATGCGCCTGGCTTTCCGGATGGTGTTGAGCCTAGTTTTCCGGGTGATCATGAATATGAATCCTTTTTGGGGTCTCCTGCGGCGTTCGTCTATTTTGAAAGTGCTGTAGGCTTCACGTCGCCGACTTGGCAGGAGGGACACCCATCAAGGACCTACGGCCCGCTCTCGAATCTTTCAACACGCGGCCAGGTGTTGGGTGGCGATGACATCCTGATTGGCGGACTGGTTATCGGTGGAGATGTCCCGCATACCGTTCTGATACGGGGTATCGGTCCGGGCATGGGCGTTATGCTTGACGCCTCCGCAGTCGTCGAGGACCCGATGATCTCGGTCTACTCCGGCGCAGAAGTGATCGCGAGCAACGATGACTGGTCGGACCAGGCCGATCCTGAATCCGTGGCCCAACTGGCTGAAGCCTTGGGTGCCTTCCCATTGCAAGAAGGCTCGAAAGATGCCGCCCTGATCGCCGTGCTTGAGCCGGGTGCCTACAGTGTTCATCTGTCGGGCAAGGATGGATCGGGTATCGGCCTGGTCGAGGTCTACGAAGGGAGTACGTCCAGGCGAGACCGGCTGATGAACCTATCCACCCGTGGCCGCGTCGGGACCGGCGCCGCGCTTATGGTGCCGGGAATTGTGGTTACGGATAATCCCCGCCGCTTGTTGATCCGGGGAGTCGGGCCGGAACTGGCGGTTTCGTTCGGGTTGAAACCGAACAAGGTCCTGCCCAACCCGGTCGTGATCCTGAAGGACAGCGATGGCGTGACCATCGCCTCCAATGATGACTGGGGTTCCTACAGCCCTCCACAAGCGATCGCTACAATCGCACAGCAGATGGGTGCCTTTCCGCTGAGCGACGGCAGCGCCGATGCGGCCCTACTGATCGAGGTCCAACCCGGTGTCTACACCGCCCATGTTTCCGATGCAAACGGTGGCGAAGGAATAGCGCTGGTGGAGGTGTATGCCGCGCCGTGA